From the Prunus dulcis chromosome 4, ALMONDv2, whole genome shotgun sequence genome, one window contains:
- the LOC117625664 gene encoding protein Ycf2-like, whose translation MRQFLQDLFFSWGKNPHESDFLRNISRENWLDNVWLLNKDRFFSKIRNVSSNIQYDSTRSSFVQVTDSSQLKGSSDQSRDHFDSISNEDSEYHTLINQREIQQLKERSILWDPSFLQTERTEIESDRFPKCLSGYSSMSRLFTEREKQMNKHLLPEEIEEFLGNPTRSIRSFFSDRWSELHLGSNPTERSTRDQKLLKKEQDVSFVPSRRSENKEIVNIFKIITYLQNTVSIHPISSDPGCDMVPKDELDMDSSNKISFLNKNPFFDLFHLFHDRNRGGYTLHHDFESEERFQEMADLFTLSITEPDLVYHKGFAFSIGLDQKQFLNEVFNSRDESKKKSLLVLPPIFYEENESFYRRIRKKWVRTSCGNDLEDPKPKIVVFASNNIMEAVNQYRLIRNLIQIQYSTYGYIRNVL comes from the coding sequence ATGCGGCAATTCCTCCAAGATCTCTTCTTTAGTTGGGGGAAAAATCCGCACGAATCGGATTTTTTGAGGAACATATCGAGAGAGAATTGGTTAGACAATGTGTGGTTGTTAAACAAGGATCGGTTTTTTAGCAAGATACGGAATGTATCGTCAAATATTCAATATGATTCCACAAGATCTAGTTTCGTTCAAGTAACGGATTCTAGCCAATTGAAAGGATCCTCTGATCAATCCAGAGATCATTTCGATTCCATTAGTAATGAGGATTCAGAATATCACACATTGATCAATCAAAGAGAGATTCAACAACTAAAAGAAAGATCGATTCTTTGGGatccttcttttcttcaaacGGAACGAACAGAGATAGAATCAGACCGATTTCCTAAATGCCTTTCTGGATATTCCTCAATGTCCCGGCTATTCACGGAACGTGAGAAGCAGATGAATAAGCACCTGCTTCCGGAAGAAATCGAAGAATTTCTTGGGAATCCTACAAGATCCATTCGTTCTTTTTTCTCTGACAGATGGTCAGAACTTCATCTGGGTTCGAATCCTACTGAGAGGTCCACTAGAGATCAGAAATTGTTGAAGAAAGAACAAGATGTTTCTTTTGTCCCTTCCAGGCGAtcggaaaataaagaaatagtTAATATATTCAAGATAATTACGTATTTACAAAATACCGTCTCAATTCATCCTATTTCATCAGATCCGGGATGTGATATGGTTCCGAAGGATGAACTGGATATGGACAGTTCCAATAAGATTTCATTCTTGAACAAAAATCcattttttgatttatttcatCTATTCCATGACCGGAACAGGGGGGGATACACGTTACACCACGATTTTGAATCAGAAGAGAGATTTCAAGAAATGGCAGATCTATTCACTCTATCAATAACCGAGCCGGATCTGGTGTATCATAAGGGATTTGCCTTTTCTATTGGATTGGATCAAAAACAATTCTTGAATGAGGTATTCAACTCCAGGGATGAATCGAAAAAGAAATCTTTATTGGTTCTACCTCCtattttttatgaagagaATGAATCTTTTTATCGAAGGATCAGAAAAAAATGGGTCCGGACCTCCTGCGGGAATGATTTGGAagatccaaaaccaaaaatagtGGTATTTGCTAGCAACAACATAATGGAGGCAGTCAATCAATATAGATTGATCCGAAATCTGATTCAAATCCAATATAGCACCTATGGGTACATAAGAAATGTATTG
- the LOC117625665 gene encoding NAD(P)H-quinone oxidoreductase subunit 2 A, chloroplastic has product SKNENFILDSTRIFMKAFHLLLFDGSFIFPECILIFGLILLLMIDSTSDQKDIPWLYFISSTSLVMSITALLFRWREEPTISFSGNFQTNNFNEIFQFLILLCSTLCIPLSVEYIECTEMAITEFLLFVLTATLGGMFLCGANDLITIFVAPECFSLCSYLLSGYTKKDVRSNEATTKYLLMGGASSSILVHGFSWLYGSSGGEIELQEIVNGLINTQMYNSPGISIALIFITVGIGFKLSPAPSHQWTPDVYEGVRFVR; this is encoded by the coding sequence TCGAAGAATGAAAACTTCATTCTCGATTCTACGAGAATTTTTATGAAAGCCTTTCATTTGCTTCTCTTCGATGGAAGTTTTATTTTCCCAGAATGTATCCTAATTTTTGGCCTAATTCTTCTTCTGATGATCGATTCAACCTCTGATCAAAAAGATATACCTTGGTTATATTTCATCTCTTCAACAAGTTTAGTAATGAGCATAACGGCCCTATTGTTCCGATGGAGAGAAGAACCTACGATTAGCTTTTCGGGAAATTTCCAAACGAACAATTTCAACGAAATCtttcaatttcttattttactaTGTTCAACTCTATGTATTCCTCTATCCGTAGAGTACATTGAATGTACAGAAATGGCTATAACAGAGTTTCTGTTATTCGTATTAACAGCTACTCTAGGAGGAATGTTTTTATGCGGTGCTAACGATTTAATAACTATCTTTGTAGCTCCAGAATGTTTCAGTTTATGCTCCTACCTATTATCTGGATATACCAAGAAAGATGTACGGTCTAATGAGGCTACTACGAAGTATTTACTCATGGGTGGGGCAAGCTCTTCTATTCTGGTTCACGGTTTCTCTTGGCTATATGGTTCATCCGGGGGAGAGATCGAGCTTCAAGAAATAGTGAATGGTCTTATCAATACACAAATGTATAACTCCCCAGGAATTTCAATTGCGCTTATATTCATCACTGTAGGAATTGGGTTCAAGCTTTCCCCAGCCCCTTCTCATCAATGGACTCCTGACGTATACGAAGGAGTGCGGTTCGTTCGATAA
- the LOC117625012 gene encoding NAD(P)H-quinone oxidoreductase subunit 2 A, chloroplastic-like has protein sequence EKEVRNPLFDSDSPTPVVAFLSVTSKVAASASATRIFDIPFYFSSNEWHLLLEILAILSMILGNLIAITQTSMKRMLAYSSIGQIGYVIIGIIVGDSNGGYASMITYMLFYISMNLGTFACIVLFGLRTGTDNIRDYAGLYTKDPFLALSLALCLLSLGGLPPLAGFFGKLHLFWCGWQAGLYFLVSIGLLTSVVSIYYYLKIIKLLMTGRNQEITPHVRNYRRSPLRSNNSIELSMIVCVIASTIPGISMNPIIEIAQDTLF, from the coding sequence GAGAAAGAAGTGAGGAATCCTCTTTTCGACTCTGACTCTCCCACTCCAGTTGTTGCTTTTCTTTCTGTTACTTCGAAAGTAGCTGCTTCAGCTTCAGCCACTCGAATTTTCgatattcctttttatttctcaTCAAACGAATGGCATCTTCTTCTGGAAATCCTAGCTATTCTTAGCATGATATTGGGGAATCTCATTGCTATTACTCAAACAAGCATGAAACGTATGCTTGCGTATTCGTCCATAGGTCAAATTGGATATGTAATTATTGGAATAATTGTTGGAGACTCAAATGGTGGATATGCAAGCATGATAACTTATATGCTGTTCTATATCTCCATGAATCTAGGAACTTTTGCTTGCATTGTATTATTTGGTCTACGTACCGGAACTGATAACATTCGAGATTATGCAGGATTATACACAAAAGATCCTTTTTTGGCTCTCTCTTTAGCCCTATGTCTCTTATCCTTAGGAGGTCTTCCTCCACTAGCAGGTTTTTTCGGAAAACTTCATTTATTCTGGTGTGGATGGCAGGCAGGCCTATATTTCTTGGTTTCAATAGGACTCCTTACGAGCGTTGTTTCTATCTACTATTATCTAAAAATAATCAAGTTATTAATGACTGGACGAAACCAAGAAATAACCCCTCACGTGCGAAATTATAGAAGATCCCCTTTAAGATCAAACAATTCCATCGAATTGAGTATGATTGTATGTGTGATAGCATCTACTATACCAGGAATATCAATGAACCCGATTATTGAAATTGCTCAGGATACCCTTTTTTAG